The DNA sequence TACTGTCGGTTTCGCTGGTTTTTGACTAACAGGCTTTGGAGCTGGGGTTTCTGTCTTAGCTCTTTCTTTGGAATTATCTTCAGGTTTCTTTTCTACGCTAGAACGATTATCAACAGGAGTTTCCTCAACTTGATTTTTCGGCATTTCTTTAACCGGCTCTTCAGGCTGTTTACTAATATCCACCACGGCTGATTGCTCATCGCGGCCCTGCATTTTATCAAAAACCTTTTTGTCCTGATCCGGTATATTTTTACCGCCGGCATCCAAAGGGCGCTCTTTTACAGGCCCAGGGTCTGCTTTAACATGCTTCACAGGGCCATCACTGCCCACATAACTATTATAGAGATATACGAGACCAAAAACTGATAGAACAACAAATGCTGTAGCACCCAGAGCAATCCACTTTGTATAAGATGCAATACCTTGATTTCCTGCCCCTGCGTCTTCTTCAGAG is a window from the Temperatibacter marinus genome containing:
- a CDS encoding SPOR domain-containing protein → MTEEDNKADLDPRDTPPWLMPVSEEDAGAGNQGIASYTKWIALGATAFVVLSVFGLVYLYNSYVGSDGPVKHVKADPGPVKERPLDAGGKNIPDQDKKVFDKMQGRDEQSAVVDISKQPEEPVKEMPKNQVEETPVDNRSSVEKKPEDNSKERAKTETPAPKPVSQKPAKPTVSKASQPKATPGKAVAGYDFYRVQLGSFLTENTAKSAWRSVRRDHSQQTGDMKDYITTAVVGGTTYYRLTVGPLDNRMAADNLCLYFKTRGQPCFVVSPSKK